A section of the Gloeobacter violaceus PCC 7421 genome encodes:
- a CDS encoding L-serine ammonia-lyase has product MGAITTSIFELFKVGPGPSSSHTIGPMKAAFDFLIRINALDDTQVLAASAVEAFLFGSLSATGKGHGTDRAVIAGLLGWTPEGCDPVAFSALLSDDNEHYFVAIHDRRIPISAANIHFVKGQQDFPFSNTMILRLMGDDSVLFEQEYYSIGGGFIQRKGEDAQAGPPVEPPYGYGTMKELKAQMTTHSLGLDEVILANEMVITGQGRKQIYRRIDDIFDFMHRAVRRGLKSEGILPGTIRLERKAPGLHRTARALRGNPDSFLVFLNAYSLAASEENAAGRIVVTAPTSGASGVIPGVSYLLKKHYRYDKQKLRSGLLAAAAVGFLVKHNASISGAEMGCMGEVGTAAAMGAAMLAHCAGHPIEVVEAAAEIAIEHHLGMTCDPIGGYVQIPCIERNAMGAVKAYNAYLLASAGSSSKQKISLDNVIRVMRATGLDMSRKYKETSEAGLALSSTEC; this is encoded by the coding sequence ATGGGTGCAATCACCACTTCGATTTTCGAGCTGTTCAAAGTCGGTCCGGGGCCTTCGAGTTCCCACACGATCGGGCCGATGAAGGCGGCTTTCGATTTTTTGATTCGCATCAACGCCCTGGACGACACTCAGGTGCTCGCGGCTTCGGCGGTCGAAGCGTTTTTATTCGGCTCTCTCAGTGCCACCGGCAAAGGCCACGGTACCGACCGGGCGGTGATTGCGGGGCTGTTGGGCTGGACACCCGAGGGGTGCGATCCGGTTGCTTTTTCAGCCCTGCTCAGTGACGACAATGAACACTACTTTGTCGCTATCCATGATCGCCGCATCCCGATAAGTGCCGCCAATATTCACTTTGTCAAAGGCCAGCAGGACTTTCCCTTCAGCAACACGATGATTCTGCGGCTGATGGGCGATGATTCAGTACTTTTCGAGCAAGAATATTACTCGATAGGCGGTGGTTTCATCCAGCGCAAGGGCGAAGATGCGCAGGCCGGCCCCCCTGTCGAGCCGCCCTACGGCTATGGAACGATGAAGGAACTCAAAGCGCAGATGACCACCCACAGCCTGGGGCTCGACGAAGTGATCCTGGCCAACGAGATGGTGATCACTGGCCAGGGCCGCAAGCAGATTTATCGGCGCATCGACGATATTTTCGACTTTATGCACCGGGCGGTGCGCCGGGGCCTCAAAAGCGAAGGCATCCTGCCCGGCACCATCCGGTTGGAGCGCAAGGCCCCCGGCCTCCACCGCACCGCCCGCGCCCTGCGGGGCAACCCGGATAGCTTTCTGGTCTTTCTCAACGCCTACAGTCTGGCGGCTTCCGAAGAAAACGCCGCCGGCCGCATCGTGGTCACCGCCCCCACCTCGGGCGCTTCGGGGGTGATTCCCGGTGTCAGTTATCTACTCAAGAAGCACTACCGCTACGACAAGCAGAAGCTGCGCTCGGGCCTGCTTGCCGCCGCCGCCGTCGGATTTCTGGTCAAGCACAACGCCAGCATCTCGGGGGCGGAGATGGGCTGCATGGGGGAAGTGGGCACCGCCGCGGCGATGGGGGCGGCGATGCTCGCCCACTGCGCCGGCCACCCGATCGAAGTGGTGGAGGCCGCCGCTGAGATTGCCATCGAGCACCACCTGGGCATGACCTGCGATCCGATCGGCGGCTACGTGCAGATTCCCTGCATCGAGCGCAACGCCATGGGAGCGGTCAAGGCCTACAACGCCTATTTGCTCGCCTCGGCGGGAAGCTCCAGCAAGCAAAAAATTTCCCTGGACAATGTCATCCGGGTGATGCGCGCCACCGGCCTCGACATGTCCAGAAAGTACAAAGAAACCTCCGAGGCGGGCCTTGCCCTCAGCAGTACCGAGTGCTGA
- a CDS encoding gamma-glutamyltransferase family protein, with protein sequence MGTRTTLSTTCGVIAAGHAETAAAGVKILRLGGNAFDAAVAGMLASFVAEATLTSAGGSGFLLAHTATGEDILFDFFSQTPLRRRAAREVNFYPVSVNFGDAAQEFHIGPGSMAVPGNVAGLFHVHRRLGRLPMAVVAAPAVALAKNGLLVSDFQSFCQSVLEPILLATPEARQIFAPVGRLLAPGERLSMPEFADTLEWLVAEGPAVFYEGEIARRLVADSERLGGHLTARDLREYRVIERVPLGCGYRGYRVLTNPEPSAGGTLIAFALRLLEQADCIRQSYASPEHLGLLANVMRLTDEARRHDFASGSEALLSAGTLARYVRRLTKPWGSTTHLSVLDEEGNAASVTSTNGEGSAYVIPGTGIMVNNMLGEDDLHPEGFESWAENRRIASMMAPSLVLEDGRPWVVLGSGGSKRIRTALLQVISNLVDFQMPLSEAVASPRLHWENHVLHLEPGLLAPTHSLHDAVIRWREQNFFFGGVHAVACDALGNLTGSGDGRRNGAARFS encoded by the coding sequence TTGGGGACCAGGACGACGCTGAGCACGACCTGCGGAGTGATCGCCGCCGGACACGCCGAGACGGCGGCGGCCGGAGTCAAAATTTTGCGCCTGGGCGGCAACGCCTTCGATGCGGCGGTGGCGGGAATGTTGGCGTCGTTTGTAGCCGAGGCGACGCTCACCTCCGCCGGGGGCAGCGGCTTCCTGCTGGCCCACACGGCCACCGGCGAGGACATTCTGTTTGATTTTTTCTCCCAGACGCCTTTGCGCCGCCGGGCGGCCCGCGAGGTGAACTTCTATCCGGTCTCGGTCAATTTTGGCGACGCGGCGCAGGAATTTCACATCGGCCCGGGTTCGATGGCCGTCCCCGGCAACGTAGCGGGCCTGTTCCACGTCCACCGCCGCCTCGGCCGCTTGCCGATGGCGGTTGTCGCCGCCCCCGCCGTCGCCCTGGCCAAGAACGGCCTGCTGGTCAGCGATTTTCAGAGCTTTTGCCAGTCGGTGCTGGAGCCGATTTTGCTGGCCACGCCTGAGGCACGACAAATTTTTGCCCCGGTGGGCCGCCTGCTCGCACCGGGGGAGCGCCTGTCGATGCCCGAATTCGCCGACACCCTCGAATGGCTGGTGGCGGAAGGGCCGGCAGTGTTCTACGAGGGCGAAATCGCCCGGCGTCTGGTGGCCGACTCGGAGCGGTTGGGCGGCCACCTCACCGCCCGAGATCTGCGCGAATACCGGGTCATCGAGCGGGTACCCCTGGGTTGCGGCTACCGGGGCTACCGGGTGCTCACCAACCCCGAACCGAGCGCCGGGGGCACCCTCATCGCCTTTGCGCTGCGGCTACTCGAACAGGCGGATTGCATCCGGCAGTCCTACGCCTCACCCGAGCACCTCGGCCTGCTTGCAAATGTGATGCGTCTGACCGACGAGGCACGCCGCCACGACTTTGCCTCCGGCAGCGAAGCTCTTCTATCCGCTGGCACACTGGCGCGCTACGTCCGTCGCCTCACCAAGCCCTGGGGCAGCACCACCCACCTGAGCGTCCTGGACGAGGAGGGCAACGCCGCGAGCGTCACTTCCACCAACGGCGAGGGTTCCGCCTACGTCATTCCCGGCACCGGCATCATGGTGAACAACATGCTGGGCGAGGACGACCTGCACCCGGAGGGCTTCGAGAGTTGGGCCGAAAACCGCCGCATCGCCTCGATGATGGCGCCCTCGCTGGTGCTCGAAGACGGGAGGCCCTGGGTGGTACTCGGTTCCGGTGGCTCCAAGCGCATCCGTACCGCGCTGTTGCAGGTGATTTCAAACCTGGTGGACTTTCAGATGCCCCTTTCGGAGGCCGTTGCAAGCCCCCGCCTACATTGGGAGAACCACGTTCTGCACCTGGAGCCGGGTCTGCTTGCCCCGACCCACAGCCTCCACGACGCGGTGATCCGCTGGCGCGAGCAAAACTTTTTTTTCGGCGGCGTCCACGCCGTCGCCTGCGACGCGCTCGGAAACCTGACCGGCAGCGGCGACGGCAGGCGCAACGGTGCGGCGAGGTTTAGTTAG
- a CDS encoding CopG family ribbon-helix-helix protein, which translates to MEAAMGKSKVTVSIRMTGEQRAALDEIAARYDKDRSALVGEAIDNYIAEQRYYLKQIDAALVSAAKGEFVPEEQMKNFWESWHGEAAEREQFAK; encoded by the coding sequence ATGGAAGCTGCAATGGGCAAATCAAAGGTCACTGTCTCCATCCGGATGACCGGGGAGCAACGCGCCGCTCTCGATGAGATTGCCGCTCGTTACGACAAGGACCGCAGCGCTCTGGTGGGTGAAGCCATCGATAATTATATAGCTGAGCAGCGTTACTACCTTAAACAGATAGACGCAGCCCTTGTCTCCGCTGCGAAAGGCGAGTTTGTTCCAGAAGAGCAGATGAAAAACTTTTGGGAAAGCTGGCACGGCGAGGCAGCTGAGCGCGAGCAATTTGCGAAGTAA
- a CDS encoding tetratricopeptide repeat protein produces MDLSKLPKAAFVALVVAFAVAPALVPAPEATMASQPVLAHLPVSTRKPEAQQAFDRGMTLIYAFAHQEAEKSFKQAARLDPQLAMAHWGVSLANSSYINRPPTAEQEKAAYRAIRKAQTLAGYASEKEQAYIAALARRHSAGANPDYDRLAVDYSQAMAGLSRRYPEDLDAAVLYAESLMVLRPWQYWRKDGTPAPDTEKLVAVLEAVLAREPEHLGANHHYIHAVEASKTPGRALPSAERLARLPMDSAADHLVHMPAHTYLRVGDYERADTSNVHSIDHALTAHKLQDPKYNKDAACSHCLEFLIYSYGMQGRLADARAAAVKQSKLYGEDAWASLPVLVRFGRWDELLVLPPPKVSESGKDRWWYYASGLRHYGRGLAQVAKGQLPQAEAELKAIALDSSRSYKEPAPPTDPNRLRVATSTGDAFRSSYAKSLRLAQEILRARIAAARGNQPAALFYWERAVALQDSLDYSEPPFWYYPVRESLGGALLSSGAYAGAEAVFRTDLAENARNPRSLFGLAESLDAQGKSGEAEAVRREFETAWQKADISLLAKDL; encoded by the coding sequence ATGGACCTCTCGAAACTGCCAAAAGCCGCTTTTGTAGCCCTCGTCGTTGCCTTCGCCGTGGCTCCGGCCCTTGTGCCCGCACCGGAGGCGACTATGGCAAGCCAACCGGTGCTCGCCCACCTGCCGGTCTCCACCCGCAAGCCGGAAGCTCAGCAGGCTTTTGATCGGGGAATGACGCTGATTTATGCCTTCGCGCACCAGGAGGCCGAAAAATCCTTCAAGCAGGCCGCCCGACTCGATCCCCAACTGGCGATGGCCCACTGGGGAGTTTCTTTGGCCAACAGCAGCTATATCAACAGACCGCCGACAGCCGAGCAGGAAAAGGCTGCCTACCGAGCCATCCGCAAAGCCCAGACCCTCGCCGGGTACGCCTCCGAAAAAGAGCAAGCCTACATCGCCGCTCTCGCTCGCCGCCACTCCGCTGGAGCCAACCCCGATTACGACCGGTTGGCTGTCGACTATAGCCAGGCGATGGCCGGGTTATCCCGGCGCTACCCCGAGGATCTGGACGCGGCGGTACTCTATGCCGAGAGTCTGATGGTTCTCAGACCGTGGCAGTACTGGCGAAAAGACGGCACTCCCGCCCCCGACACGGAGAAGCTCGTCGCCGTACTCGAAGCGGTGCTTGCGCGCGAGCCGGAGCATCTGGGAGCCAACCACCACTACATCCACGCCGTCGAAGCCTCGAAGACGCCCGGACGCGCCCTGCCCAGCGCCGAGCGGCTCGCCCGCCTGCCGATGGATTCCGCCGCCGATCACCTGGTCCACATGCCCGCCCACACCTACCTGCGCGTCGGCGATTACGAACGGGCAGACACGAGCAACGTCCATTCCATCGACCACGCCCTCACCGCCCACAAACTGCAAGATCCGAAGTACAACAAAGACGCCGCCTGCTCCCACTGCCTGGAATTTTTGATCTACTCCTACGGAATGCAGGGCCGTCTTGCCGACGCCAGAGCCGCCGCCGTCAAACAATCGAAACTGTACGGCGAGGATGCCTGGGCGAGCCTGCCGGTGCTGGTCCGCTTCGGGCGGTGGGACGAGCTGTTGGTGTTGCCTCCGCCCAAAGTCTCTGAATCGGGCAAAGACCGCTGGTGGTACTACGCAAGCGGTCTGCGCCACTACGGCCGGGGCCTTGCCCAGGTCGCCAAAGGCCAATTGCCCCAGGCCGAGGCGGAACTGAAAGCCATCGCCCTTGACAGCAGCCGCTCCTACAAAGAACCCGCCCCGCCTACCGATCCAAACCGGCTGCGGGTAGCCACCAGCACCGGCGATGCTTTTCGGTCTTCCTACGCGAAGTCCTTGCGCCTTGCCCAGGAGATCCTGCGCGCCCGCATCGCCGCCGCCCGTGGCAATCAGCCTGCCGCACTTTTCTATTGGGAGCGAGCCGTGGCGCTTCAGGACAGTCTCGATTATTCGGAGCCGCCCTTCTGGTACTACCCGGTGCGCGAATCTTTGGGGGGCGCGTTGCTGTCGAGCGGTGCATATGCCGGAGCCGAAGCTGTCTTTCGCACGGATCTGGCAGAGAATGCCCGCAACCCGCGCTCGCTGTTTGGCCTGGCTGAAAGCCTCGATGCCCAGGGCAAATCCGGCGAAGCGGAAGCGGTTCGGCGGGAATTTGAGACCGCGTGGCAAAAGGCCGATATTTCCCTGCTGGCAAAAGATCTTTGA
- a CDS encoding Ada metal-binding domain-containing protein → MDSTGVYCRPTCKNVRFFDRCEAAEQAGFRPCKRCCPDQRRFARKTRTQWPGPAG, encoded by the coding sequence GTGGACTCCACAGGCGTCTACTGTCGGCCCACCTGTAAAAATGTCCGCTTTTTCGATCGATGCGAGGCGGCGGAGCAGGCCGGGTTCAGACCCTGCAAACGCTGCTGTCCCGACCAGCGTCGCTTCGCCAGAAAAACGCGGACGCAGTGGCCAGGGCCTGCCGGCTGA
- a CDS encoding threonine synthase, which translates to MFAFISHLICPRCDSRFDPRKVHNLCTACASPLLVEYDLEQVRASVDKETLARRGESMWRYRELLPVMDPAHIVSFGEGFTPLLPIDALTRTWGLETVWIKDDGLNPTGSFKARGASCGISKAKELGIREVALPTAGNAGGAWACYGAAAGLRVHVAMPRDAPAVNQLECRLYGADLTLVDGLISDAGKLIAQGVREHGWFDVSTLKEPYRIEGKKTLGLELAEQMNWQLPDAILYPAGGGVGIIGIWRGLQQLKAMGWVTGSLPRLIVVQAEGCAPLVKAFEEGRTESEFWPDARTFASGLRVPKALGDFLVLQAVRETGGTAIAVSDEQCGEMMKLLAGRTGIFAAPEGAATLAAAKILRERGDLASRDRVVLINTGSALKYPEAMSEALAMR; encoded by the coding sequence ATGTTTGCTTTTATCAGCCATTTGATTTGCCCGCGCTGCGACAGCCGCTTTGATCCGCGCAAAGTCCACAACCTTTGCACTGCCTGCGCTTCGCCTTTGTTGGTCGAGTACGACCTCGAACAGGTCCGTGCCTCGGTGGATAAAGAGACGCTCGCCCGCCGCGGCGAGTCGATGTGGCGCTACCGGGAACTGCTGCCCGTGATGGACCCGGCCCATATCGTGAGCTTCGGCGAAGGGTTCACACCACTGCTACCCATCGACGCGCTCACCCGAACCTGGGGATTGGAGACAGTCTGGATCAAAGACGACGGGCTCAATCCTACCGGCTCCTTCAAGGCGCGGGGTGCCTCCTGCGGCATCTCGAAGGCTAAAGAACTCGGTATCCGGGAGGTGGCCCTGCCCACGGCGGGCAACGCGGGCGGTGCCTGGGCCTGCTACGGGGCCGCCGCCGGTTTGCGCGTGCACGTGGCGATGCCCAGGGACGCCCCGGCCGTCAACCAGCTCGAATGCCGTCTGTACGGCGCGGATCTGACATTAGTGGACGGGTTGATTTCGGACGCGGGAAAATTGATTGCCCAGGGGGTGCGCGAGCATGGCTGGTTCGACGTCTCGACGCTCAAGGAGCCTTACCGCATCGAGGGCAAGAAGACCCTGGGTCTTGAACTTGCCGAGCAGATGAACTGGCAGTTGCCCGATGCCATCCTCTACCCGGCCGGGGGCGGCGTCGGAATCATCGGCATCTGGCGGGGCTTGCAGCAATTGAAAGCGATGGGCTGGGTGACGGGAAGTCTGCCCCGGCTCATTGTCGTGCAGGCAGAAGGCTGCGCTCCGCTGGTCAAGGCGTTCGAGGAGGGCCGCACCGAGTCCGAATTCTGGCCGGATGCCCGGACTTTTGCCTCCGGACTGCGCGTACCTAAGGCCCTGGGCGATTTTCTGGTGCTGCAGGCGGTGCGCGAGACCGGCGGCACCGCCATCGCCGTCAGCGACGAGCAGTGCGGCGAGATGATGAAACTTTTGGCCGGTCGCACCGGGATATTTGCAGCACCGGAAGGAGCCGCCACCCTGGCTGCCGCCAAAATCCTGCGCGAGCGCGGCGATCTGGCTTCCCGCGATCGGGTGGTGCTCATCAACACCGGCTCCGCTCTCAAGTACCCGGAGGCAATGAGCGAGGCACTGGCGATGCGGTAG
- a CDS encoding CAP domain-containing protein: protein MGEKGTSVHLFGRNVFVWLVAAFGSFLALAGCQTVGDLTTEAKAFVERAAAPSQPPAPGTEKPQTDALGQMEERIVRDINAIRERNDLAPLKPNAKLARVARNYSRLMAEQNFFSHTGPKGDSVADRVRSAGIFYLVVGENLAYVSGSKRPVEIAVQGWMKSPGHRENILRPVYMETGIGAWKKGNKIYYTQVFLTQVSLRR from the coding sequence GTGGGCGAGAAAGGTACTTCCGTGCATCTGTTTGGCCGCAACGTCTTCGTGTGGTTGGTCGCTGCTTTCGGTTCGTTCCTCGCTCTGGCCGGCTGCCAGACCGTCGGGGATCTGACCACCGAGGCAAAAGCCTTTGTAGAGCGGGCGGCAGCGCCCTCCCAACCGCCCGCCCCGGGGACTGAGAAGCCCCAGACGGACGCCCTGGGCCAGATGGAGGAGCGCATCGTGCGCGACATCAACGCGATCCGCGAGCGCAACGACCTCGCACCCCTCAAGCCCAACGCCAAGCTCGCCCGAGTGGCCCGTAACTACAGCCGATTGATGGCCGAGCAGAACTTTTTCAGCCATACCGGCCCCAAAGGCGACAGCGTCGCCGACCGGGTGCGCTCGGCAGGAATCTTTTATCTGGTGGTGGGCGAGAACCTGGCCTACGTCAGCGGCTCGAAGCGACCGGTCGAAATCGCGGTACAAGGCTGGATGAAAAGCCCCGGCCACCGCGAGAACATCCTGCGGCCGGTGTACATGGAGACCGGGATAGGTGCCTGGAAAAAGGGCAACAAAATATACTACACGCAAGTATTTCTCACCCAGGTCTCGCTAAGACGCTAG
- a CDS encoding DUF2780 domain-containing protein, which produces MVSSATASPAEQIVVQIAARLGIPQSVAVSAAGVAFQFLSRQLEAGTFDTLMERFPAARGWIEQALVTEKQKEESSFLGGMVGKVAGAVGGLGGVGAAAQLFARLGQVGVPADKLDNFVPTFSNVLQENLPADLFQVIKGKLPGI; this is translated from the coding sequence ATGGTATCCAGCGCAACCGCTTCCCCGGCCGAGCAGATCGTGGTCCAGATCGCCGCCCGCCTCGGCATCCCCCAATCGGTGGCCGTCTCCGCCGCCGGGGTGGCTTTTCAGTTTCTCAGCCGGCAACTGGAAGCGGGCACCTTCGACACGTTGATGGAGCGCTTTCCGGCGGCCCGCGGCTGGATCGAGCAGGCCCTTGTCACCGAAAAGCAAAAAGAAGAATCGTCCTTTTTGGGCGGCATGGTGGGCAAAGTGGCCGGGGCCGTGGGCGGCCTGGGCGGAGTCGGGGCCGCCGCGCAACTATTCGCCCGCCTCGGCCAGGTGGGGGTGCCCGCCGACAAGCTCGACAATTTTGTCCCCACCTTCAGCAACGTACTGCAGGAAAACCTACCCGCGGATCTCTTCCAGGTGATCAAAGGCAAACTACCCGGCATTTGA
- a CDS encoding DUF2470 domain-containing protein, which translates to MSDAFSAQISERICRHMNEDHGDAIALYARAFGGAGDCEAARMLSIDAQGMNLLVSDKDAQVPVRVTFERPLKDAEDAHQTLIGMVKTARARLSGQPS; encoded by the coding sequence ATGTCCGATGCTTTCAGCGCCCAAATCAGCGAGCGGATCTGCCGACACATGAACGAAGATCACGGCGACGCCATCGCCCTCTACGCCCGCGCCTTCGGTGGTGCAGGCGACTGCGAAGCCGCCCGGATGCTGTCGATCGACGCGCAGGGCATGAATTTGCTGGTCAGCGACAAAGACGCCCAGGTACCGGTTCGCGTCACCTTCGAGCGGCCCCTCAAAGACGCTGAGGACGCGCATCAGACGCTGATTGGCATGGTCAAAACGGCCCGCGCCCGACTTTCCGGGCAACCCTCCTGA
- a CDS encoding TatD family hydrolase — MATLSGLVDTHVHINYENFAADLDAVAHNWRAAGVVQLVHACVKPEDFPGMQALADRYPEVFLAVGLHPLDVERRWDAALAGRIRDYARSDKRVVAIGETGLDFFKADNPAEQERAFRDQIALAQELDLPVIIHCRDAAPATRRILEEMGPMRGVMHCWGGTPEETRWFVELGMFVSFSGIVTFKNAILLQQSVGVVPDELLLVETDCPFLAPVPKRGKRNEPAYVAHVAEKVAELRSKTPEAVAQLTAANARRLFRLPTPAA; from the coding sequence ATGGCGACGCTGAGCGGTCTAGTCGACACCCACGTCCACATCAACTACGAAAATTTTGCCGCCGACCTGGACGCGGTCGCCCACAACTGGCGCGCGGCGGGGGTGGTGCAACTGGTGCACGCCTGCGTCAAGCCGGAGGATTTCCCGGGCATGCAGGCGCTGGCCGACCGCTACCCGGAGGTGTTTTTGGCGGTGGGGCTCCACCCGCTCGATGTCGAGCGGCGCTGGGACGCAGCTCTCGCCGGTCGCATCCGCGACTACGCCCGTTCGGATAAGCGGGTGGTGGCCATCGGCGAGACCGGCCTCGATTTTTTTAAAGCCGACAATCCTGCGGAGCAGGAGCGGGCCTTTCGCGACCAGATCGCCCTCGCCCAGGAACTGGACCTGCCGGTAATCATCCACTGTCGCGACGCGGCACCTGCCACCCGGCGCATTCTCGAAGAGATGGGGCCGATGCGGGGAGTGATGCACTGCTGGGGCGGCACGCCCGAGGAGACCCGCTGGTTTGTCGAACTGGGCATGTTTGTCAGTTTCAGCGGCATCGTCACTTTCAAAAACGCCATCCTGCTGCAGCAGTCGGTGGGGGTGGTGCCCGACGAGCTATTGCTTGTGGAGACCGATTGTCCCTTCCTGGCGCCGGTCCCCAAGCGCGGCAAGCGCAACGAGCCCGCCTACGTCGCCCACGTCGCCGAGAAAGTGGCCGAGTTGCGCAGTAAAACTCCAGAAGCGGTTGCCCAGTTGACCGCCGCCAACGCCCGGCGTCTATTTCGCCTGCCGACTCCCGCGGCTTAA